The Pectinophora gossypiella chromosome 15, ilPecGoss1.1, whole genome shotgun sequence genome has a window encoding:
- the LOC126373003 gene encoding uncharacterized protein LOC126373003, translating to MCFVVRSFCCYISVEVGAQVICIISMLVSAALTVLYSSAAVFLQLSQTKLVLYCGMALAAGLQGLSAGLLGCGAFQRRPALMWPWLLVVWATGGSLLVVSVVGTAALILGGALSADVNTVIFAYVIYSLFLLYCAAVVNSRRRELVKEREYTNANGELMRPASGWKYA from the exons atgtgttttgttgtTCGAAGTTTCTGTTGCTACATTAGTGTAGAAGTGGGGGCTCAAGTGATTTGTATAATTAGTATG CTAGTATCAGCTGCGCTGACAGTGCTGTACAGCTCGGCGGCTGTGTTCCTGCAGCTGTCGCAGACCAAGCTGGTGCTGTACTGCGGGATGGCGCTAGCGGCGGGGCTGCAGGGCCTGAGCGCGGGGCTGCTCGGCTGCGGCGCCTTCCAG CGACGGCCCGCGTTGATGTGGCCCTGGCTGCTGGTAGTATGGGCCACGGGCGGGTCGCTACTGGTGGTGTCGGTGGTGGGCACGGCAGCGCTCATACTGGGCGGGGCTCTCTCTGCTGACGTCAACACCGTTATCTTCGCTTATGTTATCTATTCCT TATTCCTGCTGTACTGCGCAGCCGTGGTGAACAGCCGCCGTCGCGAGCTGGTGAAGGAGAGAGAGTACACCAACGCCAACGGAGAGTTGATGAGACCCGCCAGCGGATGGAAGTACGCCTAA